Proteins found in one Sorghum bicolor cultivar BTx623 chromosome 1, Sorghum_bicolor_NCBIv3, whole genome shotgun sequence genomic segment:
- the LOC8055109 gene encoding serine carboxypeptidase-like 2: MGAYYRRPSPLQRQLLPTAVLVLLAIAASSSGFSSAAAAAGRNVITHIKGFEGPLPFHLETGYVEVDEEHGARLFYYFIESERNPAEDPLILWITGGPGCSALSGLLFEIGPLKFDVAGYTEGFPRLVYFEDSWTKVSNVIFLDAPVGTGFSYSVEEAGLNVSLTESGRQHHAFLRKWLAEHPEFASNPLYIGGDSYSGYTVPVAAMDIAASPPDDPKKPNLVGYLVGNAGTDDRYDTGGKVPFMHGMGLISDELYEAAKLGCGGDFYKTPDPTNAQCASAMFAINMVTFAVNPVHILEPFCGAAVRVGSIFQGYGGGDGGGRRSMLVQDDVAHPGFLAKQRLNLPVECRDNGYRLSYIWADDPEVREALGIHEGSIGSWSRCTMLTHFRHDLATVIPYHVNLTKAGYRALVYNGDHDMDMTYVGTQEWIRTMGYPIVSDWRPWYANRQVAGFTRTYAHNLTFATVKGGGHTAPEYRPKECQAMLDRWTSAAGQL, encoded by the exons ATGGGCGCCTATTATCGCCGCCCCTCGCCGCTCCAGCGGCAACTACTCCCCACGGCGGTGCTGGTGCTGCTCGCCATCGCCGCCAGCAGCAGTGGCTTCTcgagtgcggcggcggcggcgggccggAACGTGATCACGCACATCAAGGGATTCGAAGGCCCGCTGCCCTTCCACCTCGAGACAGG GTACGTGGAGGTGGACGAGGAGCACGGCGCCCGGCTCTTCTACTACTTCATCGAGTCGGAGAGGAATCCGGCGGAGGATCCGCTCATCCTCTGGATCACCGGCGGCCCCGGATGCTCCGCACTCTCTGGACTCCTCTTCGAGATCG GCCCCCTCAAGTTCGATGTGGCGGGGTACACGGAAGGGTTCCCGCGGCTGGTCTACTTCGAGGATTCATGGACCAAGGTGAGCAACGTCATCTTCCTGGACGCGCCGGTGGGCACGGGCTTCTCCTACTCCGTCGAGGAGGCGGGGCTCAACGTCAGCCTGACGGAGTCCGGGCGGCAGCACCATGCGTTCCTGCGCAAATGGCTGGCGGAGCACCCGGAGTTCGCGTCCAACCCGCTCTACATCGGCGGCGACTCCTACTCCGGCTACACCGTGCCCGTGGCGGCGATGGACATCGCCGCCAGCCCGCCTGATGACCCCAAGAAGCCGAACCTGGTGGGCTACCTGGTGGGCAACGCCGGCACGGACGACCGGTACGACACGGGCGGCAAGGTGCCGTTCATGCACGGCATGGGGCTCATCTCCGACGAGCTGTACGAGGCCGCCAAGCTGGGCTGCGGCGGCGACTTCTACAAGACGCCGGACCCCACGAACGCGCAGTGCGCCAGCGCCATGTTTGCCATCAACATGGTGACCTTCGCCGTGAACCCCGTGCACATTCTGGAGCCCTTCTGCGGCGCCGCCGTGCGAGTCGGTAGCATTTTCCAGGGCtatggcggcggcgacggcggcggcaggcGGTCGATGCTGGTGCAGGACGACGTCGCCCACCCGGGATTCTTGGCGAAGCAGAGGCTGAACCTGCCGGTGGAGTGCAGGGACAACGGGTACCGGCTGTCCTACATCTGGGCGGACGACCCGGAGGTGAGGGAGGCGCTGGGCATCCACGAGGGCTCCATCGGCTCGTGGAGTCGATGCACCATGCTGACGCACTTCAGGCACGACCTCGCCACCGTCATCCCTTACCATGTCAACCTTACCAAGGCAGGCTACAGGGCGCTCGTCTACAA CGGCGATCATGACATGGACATGACCTACGTGGGCACCCAAGAGTGGATCAGAACCATGGGCTACCCCATCGTCAGCGACTGGAGACCATGGTACGCCAACCGACAGGTCGCAGG GTTCACAAGGACTTACGCCCACAACCTCACTTTTGCCACTGTGAAG ggAGGAGGGCACACAGCTCCGGAGTACAGGCCCAAAGAGTGCCAGGCCATGTTGGATCGATGGACATCAGCAGCAGGCCAACTCTGA